The Capra hircus breed San Clemente unplaced genomic scaffold, ASM170441v1, whole genome shotgun sequence genome contains a region encoding:
- the LOC108634945 gene encoding keratin-associated protein 9-9-like — protein sequence MTHSCCSPCCQPTCCEHSCCRPCCPPTCYQTSEHTCCRTTCSKPTCVTTCCQPACGGSSCCQPCCRPISCQTTCCRTTCLKPTCVTTCCQPTCCESSCCQPSCPQTCCQITETTCCKPTCVTSCCQPTCCGSSSCGQTCGGSNCCQPASCAPVYCHRTCYHPTCCCLPGCQAQSCGSSCCQPCSRPVCCQTTCCRTTRCRPSCVSSCCQPSCC from the coding sequence ATGACTCACTCCTGCTGCTCCCCGTGCTGCCAGCCCACCTGCTGTGAGCACAGCTGCTGTCGGCCTTGCTGCCCCCCAACTTGCTATCAGACTAGTGAACACACCTGCTGTAGGACCACCTGCTCCAAACCTACCTGTGTGACCACCTGCTGTCAGCCCGCCTGCGGTGggtccagctgctgccagccttgCTGTCGCCCTATCAGCTGTCAGACCACGTGCTGCAGGACCACCTGCCTCAAGCCTACTTGTGTGACCACCTGCTGCCAGCCCACCTGCTGTGAGTCCAGCTGCTGTcagccctcctgcccccaaacttgCTGTCAAATCACTGAAACCACCTGCTGCAAACCTACTTGTGTGACCAGCTGCTGTCAGCCCACCTGCTGTGGATCCAGCAGCTGTGGACAAACCTGCGGTGGTTCTAACTGCTGTCAGCCAGCTTCCTGTGCACCCGTGTACTGCCATAGAACCTGCTACCACCCCACATGCTGCTGCCTGCCTGGCTGCCAAGCCCAGAGCTGTGGatccagctgctgccagccttgCAGCCGCCCTGTCTGCTGTCAGACCACCTGCTGTCGGACCACCCGCTGCCGCCCTAGCTGTGtgtccagctgctgccagccttCCTGCTGCTGA